A stretch of Gallus gallus isolate bGalGal1 chromosome 2, bGalGal1.mat.broiler.GRCg7b, whole genome shotgun sequence DNA encodes these proteins:
- the LOC107051826 gene encoding uncharacterized protein LOC107051826 produces MSNSMASMKSEDVLFDLLEKHGARPSVSGVDWARQNWYNLQSVSDRIRVLQNEARTRAGKGKSFICAVLGAALKAAVEFREEKNSTETQTIQALQESVKVTQELVKSLQSQITSLEDQLEREKHNSVLLQTAFKELITCKDTGDTVAHSAPQEKVYPQGKLQEVKERLDKLEASPAHIRPLIKTEYTFDNSEDLDPQMNVKEIPFSATELAKLKKDFSRSPKESETEYVWRVSLTGGDQILLTEKEAEGYWGPGVFLTTGNNRAPWSLTQRAAYWAGGLNPLERGDPLAITGTIDQLVENVQKAACLQMMYDRKLQPHHESPMMLPVNPERLTPLIRGLPESLKPIGIQLQGKIQAMSQGERTWAPLEGSVAPNHQSGPKVWTWGEVAQELINYGRKYGPVVSTCSKFEPRGVRLAVASLASRPPSPRLIGTKKVSSPGKTGTRCIDHKRNGLWTLGWRKGIPRDLMNGLPTVRLEKLVNCWPEQKLKGS; encoded by the coding sequence atgagcaacagtatggccagtatgaaaagtgaagatgtattatttgatcttttagaaaagcatggtGCTCGGCCTTCTGTATCAGGGGTGGATTGGGCACGACAGAACTGGTATAATTTGCAAAGTGTTTCAGACCGTATTCGTGTTTTACAAAATGAGGCTCGTACTCGGGCCggaaaagggaaatcttttatttgtgcagtactcggtgctgctttaaaagcagctgtggagttCCGAGAGGAAAAGAACTCTACGGAAACCCAGACTATTCAAGCATTACAGGAATCGGTTAAAGTGACGCAAGAATTGgtaaaatctctgcaaagccaAATAACGAGTCTTGAGGAtcaattagaaagagaaaaacataattcgGTTCTgttgcaaacagcttttaaggagCTGATAACGTGTAAGGACACCGGTGACACTGTTGCCCACAGTGCACCTCAAGAAAAAGTTTATCCTCAAGGGAAATTACAAGAGGTGAAGGAAAGGCTAGATAAATTAGAGGCCTCTCCAGCCCACATTCGTCCTTtgataaaaactgaatataCTTTCGATAACAGTGAGGATCTAGATCCTCAAATGAATGTTAAGGAAATTCCCTTTTCGGCCACTGAACTGGCcaaactgaaaaaggatttcagtcGCTCCCCAAAGGAGTCTGAAACAGAGTACGTCTGGAGAGTTAGTCTCACTGGCGGAGACCAGATCCTactaacagagaaagaagctgaaggttaCTGGGGACCAGGAGTATTTTTAACCACTGGCAATAATCGTGCTCCCTGGTCCTTAACACAGAGGGCTGCCTATTGGGCAGGGGGTCTCAACCCTTTAGAAAGGGGGGACCCTCTTGCTATTACTGGAACTATCGACCAGTTAGTGGAGaatgttcagaaagctgcttgtCTCCAAATGATGTATGATAGAAAGTTGCAGCCACATCATGAATCACCCATGATGTTACCTGTTAATCCGGAGAGATTGACACCTCTAATTAGGGGACTTCCTGAATCGTTAAAACCTATAGGTATACAACTCCAAGGAAAGATACAAGCCATGTCTCAGGGAGAGAGAACCTGGGCACCGTTGGAGGGATCTGTAGCCCCTAACCACCAGTCAGGACCCAAAGTGTGGACTTGGggagaggttgcccaagaattaattaactatggaagaaaatatgggCCGGTGGTTTCTACCTGCAGTAAATTTGAGCCAAGAGGAGTAAGGCTTGCAGTAGCCAGCCTTGCCTCCAGGCCTCCTAGCCCAAGACTTATTGGAACCAAAAAGGTTTCATCCCCAGGAAAAACGGGGACACGATGCATTGATCATAAACGCAATGGACTTTGGACTCTGGGCTGGAGAAAGGGTATTCCACGAGATTTGATGAATGGATTACCCACAGTCAGATTAGAGAAATTAGTTAACTGCtggccagaacaaaagctcaagGGGAGCTGA